The stretch of DNA TTAGATGACCGGGCGGCGTGTGGTTTGGGGATCGGTCAAGTGCTGATTGCAAGGATTCTCTCTGGCTAGCGACTGGAGATCTGTACAAAGTGGGATAGAATGCTAAGTTGCTGCCGGGTTGCCATCCCAGATTGGGGGCGATCGCAGCCTACTCACCTTCGTTCAGGATGTCCCATCCATGACACAGCAGTACCGCATCACACTTCTCTCCGGCGATGGCATCGGCCCTGAAATTATGGCTGTTGCGGTCAAGATGCTGGAGCGCGTCGGGCAACAGTGTGATCTGACGTTTGACTTCCAAGATGCTTTGATGGGCGGCGTGGCCATTGATGCCACGGGCAGTCCTTTGCCTGACGAAACCCTAAGTATCTGCCGTCAGAGTGATGCCGTCTTGCTAGCCGCTATCGGTGGTGCTAAATGGGATTCTTTGCCCAATCATCAGCGTCCGGAGCGTGGTCTCCTAGGCTTGCGGGCTGGGCTGGGCCTGTTTGCCAACCTGCGTCCGGCAACCATTTTGCCCCAGTTGATCGATGCCTCTAGCCTCAAGCGCGAGGTGGTGGAGGGTGTTGATATTATGGTGGTGCGGGAACTGACTGGCGGCATCTACTTTGGCCAACCCCGAGGAATTTTTGAGACGGAGTCGGGACAAAAGCGCGGCGTCAACACCATGGTCTATGAAGATGCCGAGGTGGATCGCATCGGGCGAGTAGCGTTTGAAACAGCCCAAAAACGTGGCGGGAAGCTGTGCTCAGTGGATAAATCCAACGTGCTGGAAGTGTCGCAGCTATGGCGCGATCGCATGACCCTGCTGGCGAAGGACTATCCCGATGTGGAACTCTCGCATCTCTATGTAGACAACGCGGCCATGCAGTTGCTCCGCTGGCCCAAACAGTTCGATACCATTGTGACGGGGAATCTTTTTGGGGATATTCTCTCCGATGCGGCGGCCATGCTCACCGGCAGTATTGGCATGTTGCCGTCGGCTAGTCTAGGCAGTTCTGGCCCCGGTGTGTTTGAGCCTGTGCATGGATCGGCTCCAGATATTGCCGGACAGGATAAGGCCAACCCCATTGCCCAGGTCTTGAGCGCTGCCATGATGCTACGCTATGGCCTCAATCAACCCTTGGCCGCCGATCGCTTAGAGCAGGCGGTGATGACGGTGCTCGACCAAGGCTATCGTACCGGCGACATTATGTCGGACGGTATGACCCTCGTGGGCTGCCAGGCGATGGGCGAGGCCTTGCTGACGGCGTTGTA from Candidatus Obscuribacterales bacterium encodes:
- the leuB gene encoding 3-isopropylmalate dehydrogenase, translated to MTQQYRITLLSGDGIGPEIMAVAVKMLERVGQQCDLTFDFQDALMGGVAIDATGSPLPDETLSICRQSDAVLLAAIGGAKWDSLPNHQRPERGLLGLRAGLGLFANLRPATILPQLIDASSLKREVVEGVDIMVVRELTGGIYFGQPRGIFETESGQKRGVNTMVYEDAEVDRIGRVAFETAQKRGGKLCSVDKSNVLEVSQLWRDRMTLLAKDYPDVELSHLYVDNAAMQLLRWPKQFDTIVTGNLFGDILSDAAAMLTGSIGMLPSASLGSSGPGVFEPVHGSAPDIAGQDKANPIAQVLSAAMMLRYGLNQPLAADRLEQAVMTVLDQGYRTGDIMSDGMTLVGCQAMGEALLTAL